A single window of Paenibacillus sp. FSL H8-0537 DNA harbors:
- a CDS encoding nucleotidyltransferase family protein gives MKAIILAAGYATRLYPLTKDFPKPLLEVGGKAIMDHIMEKIERVSLIDETFIVTNARFYSHFVDWASQSDYFKPIKVIDDRTTSNENRLGAIADLQFVLEQEKLGDELLVMAGDNLFDFELAEMVRFYQRASTDTIAAHEIEDIDFLRRTGVIQMDAKGRVIDFEEKPAQPRSKLACPPFYIYQQSTLPLIKQYLAEGNNPDAPGNFVPWLIRHKEVHAYKFEGKRFDIGTLESYHEARELFAKQS, from the coding sequence ATGAAGGCAATTATTTTAGCAGCGGGTTACGCAACTCGCCTCTATCCTTTGACAAAGGACTTTCCAAAGCCTCTTCTGGAGGTTGGAGGGAAAGCGATCATGGACCATATTATGGAGAAAATCGAAAGGGTTAGCTTGATTGACGAGACTTTTATTGTGACCAATGCCCGTTTTTATAGCCACTTTGTAGACTGGGCGAGCCAATCAGATTATTTCAAGCCGATTAAAGTCATTGATGATCGGACGACAAGCAACGAGAACCGCTTAGGGGCTATTGCCGACCTGCAGTTTGTCTTGGAACAGGAAAAGCTCGGCGATGAGCTTCTGGTCATGGCTGGCGACAATCTTTTTGATTTTGAACTAGCCGAAATGGTTCGTTTCTATCAAAGGGCGAGTACGGATACGATTGCAGCCCACGAGATAGAGGACATCGATTTTCTTAGGCGCACAGGTGTTATCCAAATGGATGCTAAGGGTAGAGTTATAGATTTTGAGGAAAAGCCGGCACAGCCTAGATCCAAGTTGGCCTGTCCTCCCTTTTATATTTACCAGCAGTCAACACTCCCTTTAATCAAGCAATATTTGGCAGAGGGCAATAACCCTGACGCACCGGGCAACTTTGTTCCTTGGCTGATTCGGCATAAAGAGGTTCATGCCTACAAATTTGAAGGGAAGCGCTTTGATATTGGGACATTGGAGAGCTATCACGAGGCGAGGGAGCTGTTCGCAAAGCAGAGTTAA
- a CDS encoding NADH:flavin oxidoreductase, with amino-acid sequence MSSIQSLFKPFSAGPLSLPNRVVMAPMTRGFSPNGVPGEDVVAYYRRRAENGVGLIVTEGTLINHPAATDNPNIPNFHGEAALNGWAKVVEAVHAAGGKIVPQIWHVGTTRKVGSHPNPEALPIGPSGITAEGEVVNEPLTEAEIKDVVAAYAQAAADAKRIGFDGIELHGAHGYLIDQFFWEKTNKRTDRYGGDMLSRTRFAVEIIEACRQAVGPDFPIIIRISQWKSSEYTAKLASTPEELGQFLAPLVEAGVDIFHCSTRRFWEPEFEGSELNFAGWTKKLTGKPTITVGSVGLDGDFMSLFTEGKGAENANVDDLASRLDTGEFDLVAVGRALLVDPAWADKVQGGRQDELIPFTPAALQTLH; translated from the coding sequence ATGAGTTCCATTCAATCGTTGTTCAAGCCGTTCTCTGCAGGTCCACTTTCCCTGCCTAACCGTGTCGTAATGGCACCTATGACCCGCGGTTTTTCTCCAAATGGCGTTCCGGGTGAAGATGTTGTCGCCTACTATAGACGCCGCGCCGAAAATGGCGTTGGCTTAATTGTGACAGAGGGCACGCTGATTAACCATCCGGCTGCCACCGATAATCCAAACATCCCTAACTTTCATGGCGAAGCTGCATTAAATGGCTGGGCGAAGGTCGTCGAGGCTGTTCATGCGGCTGGCGGCAAAATCGTTCCACAGATCTGGCATGTTGGCACAACGCGCAAGGTCGGCTCCCATCCGAACCCGGAAGCACTGCCGATCGGCCCTTCCGGTATTACTGCAGAGGGCGAGGTCGTGAATGAGCCTTTGACCGAAGCCGAAATTAAAGACGTTGTTGCAGCTTACGCACAAGCAGCAGCCGATGCGAAACGGATTGGCTTTGACGGCATTGAGCTCCATGGCGCGCACGGCTATTTGATCGACCAATTTTTCTGGGAGAAAACGAATAAACGGACGGATCGTTATGGCGGCGATATGCTGTCGAGAACGCGTTTTGCGGTCGAGATTATCGAAGCTTGCCGCCAAGCTGTCGGACCTGATTTCCCGATTATTATTCGCATCTCGCAGTGGAAATCGTCCGAGTACACAGCTAAGCTTGCGAGCACTCCTGAGGAATTGGGACAGTTTCTTGCTCCGCTTGTAGAAGCTGGAGTAGATATTTTCCACTGCTCGACTCGCCGCTTCTGGGAGCCGGAATTTGAAGGCTCGGAGCTCAACTTTGCAGGCTGGACGAAAAAGCTTACTGGCAAACCAACGATTACCGTTGGCTCCGTAGGACTAGATGGCGATTTCATGAGCCTCTTTACCGAAGGCAAAGGCGCAGAAAACGCTAATGTGGATGATCTGGCCTCACGCCTGGATACAGGCGAATTTGATCTTGTAGCTGTTGGCCGCGCCCTGCTCGTCGATCCTGCGTGGGCAGATAAAGTCCAAGGCGGAAGACAAGATGAATTAATTCCGTTTACGCCTGCTGCTTTGCAGACGCTGCACTAA
- a CDS encoding helix-turn-helix transcriptional regulator, which translates to MDTLSILKAVSNEKRYHILKWLKTPEEHFGPQCHLTDACQFAGGVCVGSFAEKSGLAQSVISGYLVKMHKAGLLESKRIGQHTYYRRNEANIRLFKEMIQDEL; encoded by the coding sequence ATGGATACTTTATCAATACTTAAAGCTGTGTCTAACGAGAAACGGTACCATATTTTAAAATGGCTGAAAACACCTGAGGAGCATTTCGGGCCTCAATGCCATCTAACCGATGCTTGTCAGTTTGCTGGAGGCGTCTGCGTCGGTTCGTTTGCTGAAAAATCGGGCCTTGCGCAATCCGTTATATCCGGCTATTTAGTGAAAATGCATAAAGCAGGCTTGCTGGAGTCGAAGCGGATCGGACAGCACACTTATTACAGACGCAATGAAGCTAACATTCGGCTTTTCAAAGAAATGATTCAGGATGAGCTATAA
- a CDS encoding NADH-dependent flavin oxidoreductase, whose translation MKPQFQPLFEPFTFTNGMSVHNRIVMAPMTTCSSNPDGTVPDEELAYYSRRSAGPGIVVTACVYVSRNGKGFPGEFGADTDEMIPSLKRLADAIKSRGAKAILQIFHGGRSCFPGLVPNDDLVSASSIAQQEGGIVPRELTEEEIKAIIADFGEATRRAIEAGFDGVEIHGANGYLLQQFYSPASNVRTDDWGGSVHKRMAFPLYVVEAVQKAAAMAPQPFLVGYRFSPEEPEEEGLTMEHSYHLVNALIEQKLDYLHVSLNDFWSKPRRGEQDSQSRMAWFVEKYSEHIPFIGVGGITTAEEALQAKNSGVPFIALGRELIIDPDWTEKIKQGNEQDIVTTLSKQDQERLVIPNGLWGAITHAPGWFPITE comes from the coding sequence ATGAAACCACAATTTCAGCCTTTATTTGAACCATTCACTTTCACGAATGGCATGTCTGTACATAATCGTATTGTAATGGCGCCAATGACAACCTGCTCGTCCAATCCGGACGGTACAGTGCCTGATGAGGAGCTCGCCTACTACAGCCGTCGCAGTGCGGGGCCCGGCATCGTCGTTACAGCTTGCGTCTACGTAAGCCGCAACGGCAAAGGCTTCCCGGGCGAATTTGGCGCGGATACCGACGAAATGATCCCAAGCCTCAAGCGTCTGGCCGATGCGATTAAAAGCCGCGGCGCGAAGGCGATTTTGCAAATTTTTCATGGCGGAAGATCCTGCTTCCCTGGCCTAGTGCCGAATGATGATTTGGTGAGCGCCAGCAGCATTGCCCAGCAAGAAGGCGGTATTGTACCACGCGAGCTAACCGAGGAGGAAATCAAAGCGATTATCGCCGACTTTGGCGAAGCGACCCGCCGTGCAATTGAGGCTGGTTTTGACGGCGTAGAAATTCACGGTGCCAACGGCTATCTGCTGCAGCAATTTTATTCCCCGGCTTCCAATGTACGTACCGACGATTGGGGCGGCTCGGTCCATAAACGGATGGCTTTCCCGCTCTACGTCGTTGAAGCCGTTCAGAAAGCCGCAGCTATGGCGCCACAGCCATTTCTGGTGGGCTATCGCTTCTCGCCGGAGGAGCCTGAAGAAGAAGGCTTGACGATGGAGCATTCGTACCATCTGGTTAACGCTCTAATCGAGCAGAAGCTGGATTATTTGCATGTGTCGCTTAATGATTTCTGGTCGAAGCCGCGCAGAGGCGAACAGGATTCACAAAGCCGCATGGCCTGGTTCGTCGAAAAATACAGCGAGCACATTCCATTCATCGGAGTTGGCGGCATCACAACTGCCGAAGAGGCTCTGCAAGCGAAAAACTCCGGCGTGCCGTTCATCGCCCTAGGCCGCGAGCTCATTATCGACCCGGATTGGACGGAGAAAATCAAGCAAGGCAACGAGCAGGATATTGTGACTACGCTGTCCAAGCAGGATCAAGAGCGTCTTGTCATCCCGAATGGCTTGTGGGGAGCCATTACGCATGCGCCAGGCTGGTTTCCGATAACGGAATAA
- a CDS encoding ABC transporter substrate-binding protein → MKRTQTARNKKRMGVLFSLCLLLALMGCSGANGSNEPISNNGLSQQSAAPSAAADAASEEIVLAAPRDLAPGPQDAYYTSTILYVWEPLIAASEDGKPAPKLAESWEMSADGKEWTFMLRKGVTFHDGAPFNADAALANFARYKQVSPKSSPFYTLDINHSYPSLQEVVKVDESTIKLVFENPQPTLLYSMINFSSPMYSPNNFDDNGDFNGLPQGTGPFKLVQHEKDQYSLLEAYDGYYGEKAKAQKIRVRVIPDPDTRLAALKSGEILGVMDLGAIPPALAEELLKDDRFAVSTAKSTISHYLHPNGAKAPFNDLKMRQALSLIIDREQLVKELFLGYPTATANILNSTSPFYKDIPAVHDSEKAIALSHEVLGDNRQAVTLIVPTYGLDRYPYKAQAELLQAVLQQLQLDVTIQILDGAAYKEAQAQGNFDLAMAIQGLPNGDPYSILNNYMASEGSSNKSYTLGYSNARVDELLNQVKTTLNMDDRAAIYNELQDIAAEELPTIPLFNDASLIAFSKEITGYGALVYGTTLPQLERVQ, encoded by the coding sequence ATGAAACGTACACAAACGGCAAGAAATAAAAAAAGAATGGGTGTTTTATTCAGCCTCTGCTTGCTGCTGGCGCTGATGGGCTGCAGTGGTGCCAACGGCTCAAATGAACCCATCAGCAATAATGGGCTGTCGCAGCAGTCTGCTGCTCCTTCCGCCGCTGCGGATGCTGCTTCTGAAGAAATCGTGCTGGCTGCGCCGCGGGATTTAGCACCAGGACCACAAGATGCTTATTACACGAGCACTATTCTATACGTATGGGAGCCGCTAATTGCTGCTTCTGAGGATGGCAAGCCTGCTCCAAAGCTGGCGGAATCGTGGGAAATGTCCGCTGATGGCAAGGAATGGACCTTCATGCTGCGCAAAGGCGTGACGTTCCACGATGGCGCGCCATTCAACGCGGACGCGGCGCTTGCAAATTTTGCCCGTTACAAGCAGGTGAGCCCGAAGAGTTCGCCGTTCTATACGCTGGACATTAATCATTCATACCCTAGCCTTCAGGAAGTCGTGAAGGTTGATGAAAGCACGATTAAGCTTGTTTTCGAAAATCCGCAGCCGACGCTGCTGTATTCAATGATCAACTTCTCAAGTCCGATGTACAGCCCGAATAATTTTGACGACAACGGCGATTTCAACGGCCTGCCGCAAGGAACAGGTCCTTTCAAGCTTGTGCAGCATGAGAAGGATCAATATTCTTTGCTAGAAGCTTACGACGGCTATTATGGCGAAAAAGCAAAAGCTCAAAAAATCCGCGTCCGCGTCATACCGGACCCTGATACAAGGCTGGCTGCCCTTAAATCTGGGGAGATTTTGGGCGTCATGGATTTGGGAGCTATTCCTCCTGCCCTTGCCGAGGAGCTGCTGAAGGATGACCGCTTTGCTGTATCGACGGCAAAATCGACGATTTCCCACTACCTGCATCCGAACGGTGCCAAAGCGCCATTTAATGATTTGAAGATGCGTCAGGCGCTGAGTCTGATTATTGACCGCGAGCAGCTGGTGAAGGAGCTGTTTTTGGGTTATCCAACCGCTACAGCCAACATTCTAAATTCGACCTCGCCGTTTTACAAGGACATCCCTGCCGTTCATGATTCGGAAAAGGCAATCGCTCTGTCGCATGAGGTGCTTGGCGATAACAGGCAGGCGGTTACGCTAATTGTGCCAACTTATGGGCTTGACCGTTATCCGTATAAAGCGCAGGCCGAGCTGCTTCAGGCTGTGCTTCAACAATTGCAGCTGGACGTTACGATTCAAATATTGGATGGAGCAGCTTACAAGGAAGCACAGGCACAAGGAAACTTCGATTTGGCTATGGCCATTCAGGGGCTGCCGAACGGCGATCCTTATTCGATTTTGAACAATTATATGGCTAGCGAAGGCTCAAGCAATAAAAGCTATACGCTCGGTTACAGCAATGCCCGTGTGGATGAGCTGTTGAATCAGGTGAAGACGACGCTGAATATGGATGATCGCGCTGCCATTTATAACGAGCTGCAGGATATCGCAGCTGAGGAATTGCCGACGATTCCGCTGTTTAATGATGCGAGCTTAATTGCGTTCAGCAAAGAAATTACCGGATACGGGGCACTTGTGTATGGTACAACGCTGCCGCAACTGGAGCGGGTACAATAA
- the nikB gene encoding nickel ABC transporter permease, which produces MAYFIRRLAAAVPVLIGITFIAFALSVASPGDPAVELLSMNGFSQPTEEQIALKREEMGLNDPLLVQYGHWLSKAVQGDLGTSYMTKESVSGELLRRLPATLSLSLLAVLFAILLGVPCGMLMAIRRNRLFDHIGRALALILVSIPGFWLAIMLIALWSEKLQLLPTSGYGTWKHLLMPAAVLASGTGAILMRLTRAALLEELNKDYMLTARAKGLRESFIVLRHALRNACIPLLTVIGSYFGAIVGGSVIVEVIFAVPGIGRFAMDGIFRRDYPVIQGYVVFTGLIYVLFNLATDLCYGLAHPQIRLGGKLR; this is translated from the coding sequence ATGGCCTATTTCATTCGGAGGTTGGCGGCGGCTGTTCCCGTCCTGATTGGCATTACGTTTATAGCCTTTGCATTAAGCGTCGCCTCTCCGGGTGATCCGGCTGTCGAGCTGCTCAGCATGAACGGCTTCAGCCAGCCGACCGAAGAGCAAATTGCTTTGAAACGCGAAGAGATGGGGCTGAATGATCCGCTGCTCGTTCAATATGGACATTGGTTATCAAAGGCGGTACAAGGTGATTTGGGAACGTCATATATGACGAAGGAATCGGTTAGCGGCGAGCTGCTGCGCCGCCTTCCTGCAACCTTAAGCCTATCTTTGTTAGCTGTATTGTTCGCCATTCTGCTTGGCGTGCCATGCGGCATGCTCATGGCGATTCGGCGCAATCGGCTGTTCGATCATATCGGCAGGGCGCTTGCGCTGATTTTGGTTTCCATTCCCGGATTTTGGCTGGCGATCATGCTCATTGCCTTATGGTCGGAGAAGCTGCAGTTGCTCCCAACCAGCGGCTATGGGACATGGAAGCATCTGCTTATGCCAGCCGCGGTGCTTGCTTCCGGTACAGGCGCCATATTGATGCGGCTAACGCGTGCGGCGCTGCTGGAGGAGCTGAATAAAGATTATATGCTGACGGCCCGGGCTAAGGGGCTGCGTGAGAGCTTCATTGTGCTTCGGCATGCACTGCGCAATGCTTGTATTCCGCTGCTCACGGTCATCGGCAGCTATTTTGGAGCGATTGTTGGCGGCTCCGTCATCGTGGAAGTTATTTTCGCGGTGCCAGGCATTGGACGCTTTGCAATGGACGGTATTTTTCGCAGAGATTATCCGGTCATTCAGGGCTATGTCGTATTTACCGGTCTCATTTACGTCCTGTTCAATTTGGCAACGGATTTATGCTATGGGCTTGCTCATCCGCAAATCAGGCTGGGAGGGAAGCTTCGATGA
- a CDS encoding ABC transporter permease: MKISYRLAAGVLAFFLLTSLLAPLLAPYDPNQINMAERLTPLSAAHWLGTDTLGRDVLSRILYGGRVSILLAVAVTLATMLVGLLLGTISGYAGGWIDEAIQIVVSIFQGLPGLALMLAIAGTLGPGVKSLFIALLFTSWADFSRVVRGEVMKIREESYVEGIRALGAGHAYIISKHMLPNLLGPLIVLFTIRIGRVILSIASLSFLGLGLQPPAADWGVMVNDARPYFRSYPHLMFAPGLCIAAVSLCINWLGDGLRDKLDTRTEKEHSLL, translated from the coding sequence ATGAAGATATCCTATAGGTTGGCTGCAGGCGTGCTTGCCTTCTTTCTGCTTACCAGCTTGCTGGCACCGCTGCTTGCTCCCTATGACCCGAATCAGATTAATATGGCGGAAAGGCTTACACCGTTATCCGCTGCACATTGGCTAGGAACAGACACGCTGGGGCGGGATGTGCTGAGCCGCATTTTATATGGCGGAAGGGTGTCGATCTTGCTGGCGGTAGCTGTTACGCTCGCTACAATGCTAGTCGGCCTGCTGCTCGGAACGATAAGCGGTTATGCTGGCGGTTGGATCGATGAAGCCATACAAATTGTGGTTAGCATTTTTCAAGGACTGCCGGGTCTCGCGCTTATGCTGGCTATTGCAGGTACGCTCGGTCCCGGTGTAAAAAGCCTGTTTATCGCGCTTCTCTTCACCTCATGGGCAGATTTTTCCCGGGTCGTGCGCGGCGAGGTTATGAAAATACGCGAAGAAAGCTACGTGGAAGGCATCCGTGCTTTAGGGGCGGGCCATGCGTACATAATCAGCAAGCATATGCTTCCGAATTTATTGGGGCCGCTTATTGTATTGTTCACGATTCGGATTGGGCGAGTGATTCTATCTATCGCCTCGCTTAGCTTTCTCGGTCTAGGCTTGCAGCCGCCAGCGGCAGATTGGGGAGTGATGGTGAACGATGCCCGGCCATATTTTCGCAGTTATCCACATCTAATGTTCGCACCTGGACTCTGTATAGCCGCTGTATCCCTATGCATCAATTGGCTGGGTGATGGTCTTCGCGATAAGCTGGATACACGGACGGAGAAAGAGCATTCACTGCTGTAG
- a CDS encoding ABC transporter ATP-binding protein: MMLTDTLMVIKQLNASFQTREGLVQAVEGATLELKRGRIFGLIGETGSGKSVLGLSLVRLLPAHASVSGSILYKGRDLLQLSPKEMRQIRGREIALIPQNPASSLNPVLTLGSQLREANRTYGGRAGNKQVNAEAAGLLHAMNMPDAEQQLRRYPFQLSGGMKQRVLAAMGLAGSPSLLIADEPTKGLDALIRVQVTEMLANMARRTGAALLLITHDLDVARVLCDEVGVMYAGQIIEQGPAKKLFAQPMHPYTRGLIASMPSRGMIPIAGTAPSLTDRPAGCKFYDRCASAMPRCEAEQPGLYKTAQTEITNKAIEPEDDGTVEGQQAAAEHIAAQHTAAQHKARCFLYA, encoded by the coding sequence ATGATGTTGACCGATACGCTTATGGTAATCAAGCAGCTAAATGCTTCCTTTCAGACAAGGGAAGGGCTTGTGCAGGCGGTTGAAGGGGCAACGCTTGAGCTGAAGCGGGGGCGCATTTTTGGACTGATTGGCGAGACGGGCAGCGGCAAGTCTGTGCTAGGTCTGTCGCTGGTGAGGCTGCTTCCCGCACATGCTTCCGTCAGTGGAAGCATCCTGTATAAAGGCCGAGATTTGCTGCAGCTGAGCCCAAAAGAAATGAGGCAAATACGGGGAAGGGAAATCGCCCTCATTCCGCAAAATCCTGCAAGCTCTCTCAATCCAGTTCTGACGCTTGGCAGCCAGCTTCGCGAGGCGAATCGCACTTATGGCGGGAGAGCGGGGAACAAGCAGGTCAACGCTGAGGCGGCTGGTCTGCTGCATGCGATGAATATGCCGGATGCGGAGCAGCAGCTGCGGCGCTACCCCTTTCAGCTAAGCGGCGGAATGAAGCAGCGTGTGCTGGCGGCAATGGGACTTGCCGGAAGCCCGTCATTGCTTATTGCCGATGAGCCGACGAAAGGGCTCGATGCTCTAATCCGCGTCCAGGTGACGGAAATGCTGGCAAATATGGCACGGCGCACAGGCGCGGCGCTGCTGCTCATCACGCATGATCTGGATGTAGCGCGGGTGCTTTGCGATGAAGTGGGCGTCATGTATGCCGGTCAAATCATTGAGCAGGGGCCAGCGAAGAAGCTATTTGCACAGCCGATGCATCCTTACACGCGCGGTTTAATCGCATCTATGCCCAGCAGAGGGATGATTCCGATAGCTGGAACAGCGCCGAGCTTGACGGATAGGCCTGCTGGCTGCAAGTTTTATGATCGCTGTGCTTCAGCGATGCCTCGCTGCGAAGCAGAGCAGCCAGGCTTATATAAAACGGCTCAAACCGAGATAACGAATAAGGCAATTGAACCGGAAGACGACGGTACGGTTGAGGGGCAACAAGCAGCCGCCGAGCATATAGCTGCTCAGCACACAGCCGCCCAGCACAAAGCGAGGTGTTTCCTTTATGCTTGA
- a CDS encoding ATP-binding cassette domain-containing protein produces MLEMIELHKRYRSNWLTGRGHQAVEPATFQIAEGESLGLVGESGSGKSTLARLLLKLISADGGRILYKGTDISGYSMKQMRPLRRELQIMFQHPHSALNPRRTLLDSLLEPVLLHRLMNKAAAMERALELIDVVGLRAEVLTRYPHQVSGGQIQRIVIARALMLEPKFLVLDEPTSMLDVSVQAQVIQLLQRIRKEFGLTYLFISHDLELVRHMCDRIGVMKEGRIVELDESECIMERPQHPYTQQLVNAFQAFKR; encoded by the coding sequence ATGCTTGAAATGATTGAGCTGCACAAACGATATCGAAGCAACTGGCTAACAGGCAGAGGTCATCAGGCGGTGGAGCCAGCAACCTTTCAAATTGCTGAAGGCGAGTCGCTGGGGCTGGTCGGAGAGAGCGGCAGCGGCAAGTCGACGCTTGCGCGGCTGCTGCTAAAGCTGATTTCGGCTGATGGCGGCCGTATTTTATATAAAGGAACCGATATTAGCGGATATTCCATGAAGCAGATGAGGCCGCTGCGCCGGGAGCTGCAAATCATGTTTCAGCATCCGCACTCCGCGCTTAATCCTCGGCGGACGCTGCTGGATAGTCTGCTTGAGCCGGTGCTGCTGCATCGACTAATGAATAAGGCAGCAGCCATGGAAAGGGCACTTGAGCTAATAGACGTTGTCGGGCTGAGGGCGGAGGTGCTGACGCGGTATCCCCATCAGGTAAGCGGCGGCCAAATACAGCGAATCGTCATTGCTCGAGCCTTGATGCTGGAGCCAAAGTTTCTTGTACTGGATGAGCCTACGTCGATGCTTGACGTTTCTGTACAGGCGCAGGTCATCCAGCTGCTCCAGCGCATTCGGAAGGAGTTTGGGCTGACTTATTTGTTTATTTCGCATGATTTGGAGCTGGTGCGGCATATGTGCGATCGAATCGGGGTTATGAAAGAGGGACGTATCGTTGAGCTTGACGAGAGCGAGTGTATAATGGAGCGCCCGCAGCATCCTTATACACAGCAGCTGGTGAATGCTTTTCAAGCCTTCAAGCGGTAA
- a CDS encoding methyltransferase domain-containing protein gives MMKWYSEVGLTPAAYWTLAWEQAAQSDSRVSSDAEEESYWQQHAPVYDERNPLAPYTAELMGSVIASLRADDELIEVGPGTGGFTQLLAPHVGKLTVVEPSAAMYAILARNWEQSGLAQAVPEAIRTKWEEASGLTCDVLFSANAFYRIRDMKESLAQMSHAAGRRVYLVQSIGVPFAHPLRAMHGGKQLERSRAQVICDILQEMAISHQMDTFAVQRKSGAVHNVALISWDT, from the coding sequence ATGATGAAATGGTACAGCGAAGTCGGCTTGACGCCAGCTGCTTACTGGACGCTGGCTTGGGAACAGGCAGCCCAAAGCGACTCCCGCGTCAGCAGCGATGCCGAGGAGGAAAGCTACTGGCAGCAGCATGCGCCTGTCTATGATGAACGCAATCCGCTTGCGCCCTATACGGCGGAACTGATGGGCAGCGTTATCGCAAGCTTGCGGGCCGACGATGAACTCATTGAAGTGGGGCCTGGAACGGGCGGATTTACGCAGCTGCTTGCTCCACATGTCGGCAAGCTTACCGTCGTGGAGCCATCGGCGGCGATGTATGCAATACTAGCAAGAAATTGGGAGCAGTCTGGTTTGGCCCAAGCCGTGCCGGAGGCGATACGAACGAAGTGGGAAGAGGCATCGGGGCTCACTTGTGATGTGCTGTTCAGCGCCAATGCATTTTACCGGATTCGCGACATGAAGGAGAGCCTTGCCCAGATGAGCCATGCTGCCGGCAGGCGCGTCTATCTTGTACAGTCGATCGGAGTGCCTTTTGCCCATCCGCTGCGGGCTATGCATGGCGGAAAGCAGCTGGAACGCAGCCGCGCACAGGTGATTTGCGACATTTTGCAGGAAATGGCGATTTCGCATCAAATGGACACTTTTGCTGTGCAGCGCAAAAGCGGGGCGGTTCATAATGTGGCCCTGATATCCTGGGATACATAG